GGCACCGTCCCTTGGGCTTGGCAGGGCGTCCCTCTGCCTGCCGGGCTTCTGCTTGGCCATGGAGACAGCAGTCACGCAAGCTGCACAGCCTGACTCCTCCGGGCACCCGGGATTGGCATCTTTTAGCTAAAATTCTGCTTTTCCCCATAACACGAGCAGTGTTGGTGAGGCGTTCGCTTCTCAAGAGCTGTCTTGACTTTAAACTCTTTTTTGAGATATAAACCACTGCCATCCGTAACGCCTGGTTTAGTTTTGTGGCAGGTTGGAAGGTCCTGCTGCGAAGGATTTGTGGGAGAGAAAGCAGTGCTGGGGCCCGGGCTCGCCGAGCTCGCTGTCGAGCGCTTTGCCCAGAGAGACGAGGTCATTCTCGTTGGCGCGACAGCGCGTGGTGACCGGGTCGGGTGACCGGGTCGATCCTGGTGCGGGATGCTCCCGCGTCTTAAGACGGACGGAGAAGTTTAGACTGAAAACCCCACGGCGAGCCCTGCGGAGACGGCGGCTGCAGACGAGCCTTGGCCTGGGCGCGGGGCGGAGCGATGGGCACAGGGGAGAGCCGCCGGCAGCCGCGAGCCCTGCTGTGCACCCCCGTTTCGGCGGAGAGCAGGGCACGGAGCGTCCGGGGCTCCTCGTTACCCGAGGGACGGATCTGGCACCTCGCCCGCGCCTGGCAAACGGCTCGGCCGTGTGTCGAGCTTGCCCGGGAGAGGAGTCGCGCTGCCGGCTCCTTTCGAATGCCGCTCATTTTCCCGCTCCTTCCAGCCTGGTTTCCCGGGGAGAGGAGTCTCGAGCGATCCTTGTCTCCTCCAGCAGGAACCTCTTGAAGCGTTGACCGAATGCCGCAGAGGGGAGAAGCCGAGACGTGCCGAGCTCCTCTGTCTCTTGCTGAATCGGCTGCTGTGTGGAGGTTGGTGCCCCTTGCTGACACCGGCCAGCGTGCCCCGTGCCGAAGCagccccgcggctccccggcGAGGGGACATGCGAGGGGTTGAGGTGTCACAGGAAGCTGtggggaggctggagctgctgcagggggGAAGGTTTGAGGGATGATGAGTGTGGAGGAACCCAGGCTTCGCCAGGTCTGCTCGCACAACGAGCTGCGTTCGCTGTTAGCGTTTGCTGGCTGGCTGCGGTCGAACCACCTGACCTCGCTGGGGAAATCATCCGACagcgaacagaggccccagaagtGCCATTCCTGGGTGGTCGGCGGGTCTGGCTGCCCCGCTGTGTCCCGAGGCCTCGCCGTGCTGCGGTCGAGGCCTTGGGGGCTGCCGTGGGTCCTTCAGGCGAAGCGGGTGGGCTCAGGCCCCGCTCTGCGCCCGCAGCTCGCCGTCCTGCGGAGCTGCCCGTGAAATGACGTTGCTGGAAGCGCGGGTGGGTGGAGAGGAACTCCAAACGTGTCCGGAACGGCAGAGGTTGCGCCGCAGGGTTAGACGCTAAGCCAAAAAGCACGATGCGCTTCACTCCCCGCCGCACTTCGTTATTCCTGTTCTCTGGGCCCGGGCTCGCGCTGTGAGCAGGTTTTGTCGCTCGCGCCCAGCGTGGCGAGCGGGCGATCTGAGCTGCAGCAGATACCGGAGCTTGTGCCGCCTTCGCAGAGAGGAGGTGGAGAAGCCGAGGTCTTGGCCATGCTCGGTCTGGGGAGCGGCTTGGTGACAAACCAGGAGCTGAACCTTGGAGGAGCTCGCTTGTCCCCCCGGCGCCGGCTCCAACTCATTTTCTGCCCGAGGGTGCAAACCGGCGTTGCGTCAGCGTGCCGGCGTCGCGGTACCGGGCAGCACGCCCTGGGTTTGGCAGCCGTGCATCGCACGCGGCCGGGAGAGACGGGCAAAATCCTGGCACAGGTCACCTCCAAGGTCAGCGTCCGCACTGACACGGCGCCTTCGGCGGGCATGGGCTCAGGCAGGCTGGAAGCTGCCTGGTCCCGCTCGGAAGCTGCCAGCGCTGCGGGTTGTCCCTGGGGAAGTCACAGCAGTGACCGGGCCGCGCATTTGCCTGCAGGTTCGGATGCGGCAGCGCGGGCCCCGGCTTCCTTGCGCCGGGCTGGTCCGTGCCGTTCCGTCGCTGCGGGGAGGCCGCTGCGGCCGCGGCCCCAGCGCGGCTCGAGCTGCTGCGGCGTGGCGGGGGTTTTTCGGCACGCTTTGCGAGCTGGGTGATCAGCTCCAGCTCCGTGTTTGGAGGCAGAGCCTGCGCTGAGAGCTGTTAATGCACCGACACGTCTGAGATGCACCCGAGGGCTGTGGTTTAACAGCAGGCGCTGCCGAGCGGCGCGGGGGGTTGTCTCCGGCTCCTGCAGTCGGCGGCTGCAATTCTCAGAGCCGGCATTTTTGGATAAAGTCGGTAAATCACTCTTTCAAGGTTTCCAGGGGGGTCGAAGTCCGAGCGGCGCTGCAGGCGCCATGTGCGAAGCCGTCGGGGAGCAGAGGCTGTGCACGGCGCAGGGGACGGACAGGCGGTGTGCGACCTCGGAGTCGGGGGAATTGAAGACTTTCAGAGGAAAATTGGGAGTTTGGGTCCTAAATCTGAGAGGAATTTGAAAACTCTGCCCTCGGTCATCGCAAGCTGGCACGGCTTTAGCGGAAGAGGCTCTGCTTGAGAACACGCCGGGGCCGGGCCTGGCGCTGGCTGGGCTGCGGGAGCCGGAGCAGGAGCAGCCCGGATCGTCCCTGCGATTTGCTCTGCGGCAGAGGCTGCGTGGTGCGACGAGGAGAGCGACTGCGGgggagcaggctgggcagagcGCAGCCGTCGACGTGTCGCAGAGGCGACGACTTGGGCTGCTGCGAGCAAGCCTGGCAAGGGGGTGTTTGCAGAAGCGTTTCAGCTCGTCCCTCCCAACGGCACCGTCCTGCAGCCGGGTCCCGTCGCCGGTCTCCTGGTTAGAGATTTTTATCAAAATGGGAAACTCTGACCCCGAATTACCTTGATTTAAGACCCAGGAATGAGTCTGGTGGCTGGCGAGGAAGGCAGCGACGTGAGCCCGTAGCAGCCTCCGGGCTCCAGCCAGTTTTTTCCGTGGGGAGCCTTGTGGGGTCTCAGCACTGCTGGGTTTTTATGTGGTCACGCGGAAGCGATTAATTTAAACGCTGTTATTTTTTATGGTGAGACTAAGCCTGGTGGAATTAGCGTGTCCCTGTAATTAACACTCTGAACCCAGacctgtttgtttctttctgggaAGTGAGTTTTAAAACCAATTCCACACCAGTCTCAGGGTCGTGAAGCTCCATTTTGTCTCTCTTTGGCATGAAAATAATGGATTTTGGGCTCTAAGCGTGGCGCTGCAGCAGCGGGGGGACGGTCGGGCTGGAGATGGGAGTCGCTGCTGCGGTGGCTGCAGGGAAGCGTGGCCGATGGCTCGCGCTCCTCCGCTGATTAAACCTATCTCAGCTTGATCAGGGAAATAGTTTAATTGTTGGGTTTGTTAATCTGAGGAAAGTTTCCTTGGGGTTAGTTTTATCTGCTGAAATTAGAGGCTAAACTAGAGTCCAAGGGAGGGAAGCGAAGTGTTTGTGTCGATGGAGAGAGCCTGGTCTGGGGACAGACAGCGGCAGGAGCGTCCCCGCCTGCCCTGGCCGCCCCGGTCTCTGCCGCCGACCTGGGCCAAGAAGTCGGAGCTGAAGCTGGAGTCGCCCTTCGGGCTTTGAAAGGTGTCAGTGGGGGAAGTCCGGGGGGGTTTTATGGGGACGTGCCGGGGAGCTGcgagccctgctccctgcccggtGCCACCGCGGAGGCTCCGGTTGGGGTCCGTGAGGTGGCTGTGGCGTTGCTCGGGAAGCATCGGGTACCGCTCCGGGTGCCGCTTCCTATCCAGGAGtaaaaggcagcaaaattgcaaagggtggggggaaaaaaaaaatgaaatgaaacgcGGTCGTTATGAACCTGGAGCTAAACtattgctttttctccccctctccctccttcctctctctcctgttaaacaaacaccaccacccaaAACCGCCAACAAACCCCCTCTCCTCCGTTTCCCAGGAGCTCTCCTCGAGCACGGAAAGTCTCGATAAGTCACGCTCTCCCGTAAGTGGCCCGTTCCGTTCCTGCGCCGGGCTGCCTGCCTTCCCCGCCACAGCAGCATTTCCTCTCTGCCACGAAAACACTCAACCCCGGCACCGGCGATGCACCGCGAGCAGCTCTGGGCCCAGCCGTCCCCGGTCGCGACGCCGGCACCCCCCCTGCCGCGGCACCCCCCCCACCATGgcaccccccccgccgcggtaCCCCCACCGCCGCGGCACCCCCGTGCTGGCCGCCCCTCGTGCCgcagcggccgggctggcggcggtgcCGGCTGCGTCTCAACGTTTGCTGCTTGTTCAGCAAAAAGCCAGCAGAAGCGGAGCTTTGGGCAAATTCGCTTGCACCGGTTTGgctaaaacacagcagaaagccccgaggggctgggggtgccccgggTGCtcaccccccccctccaaaagGCAGCGAGGGCGAGCGAAGCCGTCGTTCTGGCAGCGCACGGCGGAGGCGGGGGGGACGGGGCCGCTGCTGCCGCTTTCGGCTGAGCAGCCGCTGACCTTTGCGTGGCGGCGCCCGCAGATGGAAGAGGAAATGCTGTTTCCTTGACTTTTACTTAAAAGTTCTCTGCCAGATgggatttaatttgctttttccaccaatcatttttttccccttctgtgtgTTAAACCTTGGTCTTTCAATCAAAACCCAgcgtttttctttcaaaatgaacctttaattttatttttttcaatcatCAACAGCACCTTCCTGGTCTGTGCCGCGTTCCTGCTGATGGGTGGCTGTGCTCCGCCGGGTCCCCGCGGGCGGCCGCGCGGCGGATGTGTAGTCCACGCTCAAAAGCCGTTCCCCGGGCGGCGATGCCGTGTGtagcccccatccccgggacgGGGTTTGCGTGGTGAACCCCAGCCTGCGCAGCCTTCCCGAAGAGATATTTGACTTTATAAAGCGTTATTTGGCGGGTACCCAGCTCTCGTCCTTCTGTGGTGCCTTCAGAGGCACCTTCGGTGCGGGGCAGGAGTGCGGATGCTGCAGACCCAGGGCACGAGGCTTTTACCCCCAGGGCCACCCCGGCGCAGACTCCTCCTTTCGGTTTTTATAAATCTCCTTCAGCCCCCCTGTCTGTAAGCGGTGCGAGGGAGGGTGGGCTGCTCAGGCGGCCGTGGGTGGGCGGGAGGACAGCgggctcccagtcctgtttgccACCCAGGTTTAGGGAAGTTGCTCTGGGttccccctcctgctcctcccggcTGAGCAGAGGCAGCGACGTCTCCTCTCCGGTGGCTTTTCGAGGCTCGGTGTCAGCAGAGCGCTCGCGGGCGCCGCGGTCCCGGGGCCTTCCAGGCCTTGCAGACCCGGGCTGTCTGTCCACGGCAGATGGATATCTGTTATATCTATAATTTAAGAGCAGGACTGTTTCTTTCCAAAGCGCTGcctgtgaaatgttttgctgtAGTAGAAAGTAAACAGTGGAAAGCGAATATTTATGTTGGCTCGGAGCAGCAGAAGGACCCTTCGGGTGGTCGGATGAGGGAAGAGCATCTCCTGTCCTCCTCTCCGTGCTGGGCTTCAGGACCACGACGTTAATGAGCCGGGGCAAAAGCAGCTCTTGGCAGCCCCGCTTCGGCGTGACGGGCGTCCTGCGGCTCTCGGGGCAGGCTGGGGACGGCGTTTCCGGCGATGGCTCGGGACGGGGACGGCCCCGCTTCAGCTGATGCCATTTTCCGAAGCTGCTGCTCCATAACAGGAGCAAAACTTCCCGTGCTGAGTCCCCCGACAGCACCGACGCCCGGAGCCGCGCTCGCTGGGACGCCTTTGGAGCGGGGCGGGATGGGCAGGACATTTCCTGGCCGCGTGTTTCTGGCTGGAGGAGCGGCGACCTGAAGGTTTCAACCGGAGCAAGATCGTCGGAGGTGCAGAGCGGGTCCCGGCGGTGGCGGGGTGCTCCCGGGGTCGGGACGGCTTCGCTCCGCTCACTGCCAAACGGGGAGAAGATGCTTCAGGAGATGCTTTGGGATCCCTGGAGAAGAAGGGGGTTAAAAACGGCCTGCGCTGGTGAGACACAGATGGATACGGGTCTGAACCAGGAGGACTTTGCTCGTGCCTGCTGCTGCGCGTGGGCGCCTTCTCACCTGGGCACCGCCCCGTGCCCACCAGCCGCTCTTTGTTAAATTGCTCTGCTGGGACAGGCAACGACAGAGACCTCGGAGCGGGCGCGGGGCGATTCTGGGGACAATATCAGCGGCGTGCCAGACCTGGGAACCTGCACCGCCCCGCGAGGAGGAGGCCCTGAGAGGAGCAGGGACGTGGCAGTGGAGAGGTGTCggaaggagcagagcagcccTTGAATGTCGTCCCGCTTTCTGCAGAAGTGGGATTAAAGCACTTGAGGGAAACGGtcccaggggtgcaggaggcgtcggggcgcggggcgggctgggtgGCGGGAGCCGAGGCAGAGCAGGAGCGGGTGCGGAGCATCAGCTGGAGCAGGGTTTTAAATGTTTATCCTCTGCCGGGGGGGTGGCAGCGATCCCGCTGGCTTCCGGTGCCGTGCCGTGCTCGCTCCGTCTGAGGACGCCTCTGCTGCGCTCGCTGGCGAGGCGGGCGGGAGAGCGGAGCGGGGAGAGGACAGGGAGGAGTTTTGGAAGGATTTTTGACGTGGACTACAGATACAAACGATTTCCCACCTGCCCTTTCCCCAGAGGGAACCACCAGACACATCCTTCTCCCCTTCTTGCCATCCCTTCATTTTGCTGTCAGCCGTTCCCGGCTCTCCggcattttcctttgcttcctttccTCACGCTCCGTAGCTTTTTGCATGTGCATTGCCAGCATGATCGTACGGTGAGCACTTCGCAAGTTTAATTCTGCATCTTACATGGCAAAATCATCCGCAATCGTTTGTCGTTCTGATTTAAAAGCTTGAAAAAGTCGAGCAGAGAGCTCAGCTTGAGGCACGGCTGTGGGGGTGCTCCTGGGTCACCGTTTGATCTTTGCAGAATGGTGGATGGAGCCACGGCCGAGGCTCCGGGGTGAGGACACGGCAGAAAAGCGGGGCCGAGGCCGATTCGTGCTCCCTCCGCTGTCTGCGGGCTCCCGGTCCCTGTggcccggggagccggggctgctcctgggggggTCGGCTCCCAACTTTCAGGGTGGAGgatttctggacagcacagcaggaggaaaaaagttcTGTGATCCTGCCCTGTGCTGCTTCCGGATGAGGAGCCCGGCCCTCCGGTCCCGGGAGCATCGTCCGCGAGCAGGGAGAGGGTGGGACGGGAAGAGGCTCTGTCTCCGGAGCTTATCCCGGCGCTTTTAGACTGCGGAGCCGGGTTGCAAACTGCCGGCATCTTGTCAGCCTGCTGCCTTTCTAACActcccccctctccttccccaaacCTTTTGTAGCCTGTCAGACTCGCCCCCGAGAGAGAATTCATCAAATCCCTGATCGCCATCGGGAAGCGCCTGGCCACCTTGCCGACCAAAGAGCAGAAGACGCAGCGGCTCATCTCGGAGCTGTCGCTGCTGAACCACAAGCTGCCGGCGCGCGCCTGGCTGCCGACGGCCGGCTTCGACCATCACGTCGTGCGGGTGCCCCACACCCAGGCCGTCGTCCTCAACTCCAAGGACAAGGTACGAGCGGCCGGAGAACAGTTTTGCCTCGAGAGGCGGTTTTTGTCCTTGGCGTGGTCCCCGTTTGAGCATCGAGCGAAAGAAATGCTTCGTGCCGAGGGCGTCTCTGGGTGCTGAGGGTTGCGTCACCGCGTCCAGCGCTGGCACTGACCGGGAGGGAGAGCTGTGCGGGCAGCTGGGAGCAACCGGCCCCTGAGCCGTGCGCTGTCGGGGTCTCTGGGAGGTCCGGCCCTGCCCTGGCCGCTGTTCCACAGCTAATGAAAAGCACGGCTTTGGCCCCGAAAATAATACGCCCAAACGAAAAAGCACGCGCCCTGCCAGCGCAGAGGGCATCGCGCTGCCTCCCGTAGCCGCCTGGCCCGGCAGCGAGCGTGCCCCGCTGACGTGTGGTTTTGCTTCCCCCAGGCTCCCTATTTAATCTACGTCGAAGTACTTGAATGTGACAATTTCGACACAGCGAATGTGCCCGCTCGGATCCCCGAGAACCGCATCCGGAGCACGCGCTCGGCCGAGAACCTCCCCGAGTGCGGGATCACGCACGAGCAGAGGACCAGCAGCTTCACCACCGTCCCCAACTACGACAACGACGACGAGGCCTGGTCCGTGGACGACATCGTGGAGCTGCAGGTGGAGGTGAGGCCGCGGCCGCCGGGCAGGGCGTGTCCAGCAGCGTCGCAGGACGGGGAGGCCGGTGCCATCCCGGCTCCTGCCTGGGCTGAAAGGCGAGAGGGAGTCGCGTCTCGGCAGCCGCTGCATCCCACCCCTCGCGCCtttcccctcccagctgcccGAGATCCACACCAACAGCTGTGACAACATCTCCCAGTTCTCTGTGGACAGTATCACCAGCCAGGAGAGCCGGGAGCCCGTCTTCATCGCTGCTGGAGACATCAGGTGAGGCTGGCGTGGCGAGAGCGGCCCAGGCAGTGGCTGCGTTGGGAGCTGGGATGCAGAAAGCAGAGGGTGCAAAATTTCTCTGCTGGATTCCCAGAGAAGAAACATCTGCAGGGGTTAAGGGGGGCTCTGCAGGCTGCGGGCAGCGGAGGTTTGTCAGAGCCCTGGACAGAGGCGTGGGAGGGACgcgctgggctggcacagcctccCCCGCTCAGCCGCTGGCGCCTTTTCTGCCTGGTTTGGGGTGAATCCGAGGGCTTTGCCAAGCGCTTTGGGTCCAAGAGGCTCTGGGTGCGCGTGGTGATGCTGCTTCCTCCCTCGACACCGGGTTTCGCTCTGTCTCGCAGGCGGCGGCTGTCGGAGCAGCTGGCGCACACCCCCACCTCCTTCCGGAGGGACCCCGAGGACCCCTCCGCTGTCGCCCTGAAGGAGCCCTGGCAGGAGAAAGTCAGGTAGGGCTGGAAGCGCTGGGCTGGCCTGGGTGCAGCCGGGCCTTCGTCCGTCCTGCAGAGCCGAGGAGCTCGCTCCGCGATTTTGCCCAGTCCAGAGCCACGGCCTCGGCCTTCGGCCCGGCACGTCCCCAGggtgggggctttgctgggggaggcagagggcagcGAGCAGCACCTGCGCTGGAGGAGCCAGAACATCCACGGCAGATTTGCTGCTCTTGGGTTAGGCTTTGAGGGGCTTTACCAGGTATTTGTAGGCGTCTTCTACGTCAGAAGAACTTGGCTTGTCCCAAAGTAAACCCATGCGTGTTCCTGCTCCGAGTTGTACGTCCAAGCCCCAGATTTCAGCCTGAACAAGGGGGAGAGCCCTCTGGGCTCTAGAAATTTGGGGCTGATCTTGTCCCTGTTGTCCTAAGGGAGAGGGCGGGCGTTCAGAGCAAGTGAATTCCCTCCTGCTGCCGCCGTCCCAGCTGAGCGTTTCCCGAGGCCTTCCCTGCCCCGAACCCCTGATGGGGCGACTCGCTGCCCACCCCCCTCGCTCGCGCTCCCATCCTCGCCCCTTCCCTGCAGGAGGATCCGGGAAGGGTCCCCCTACGGCCACCTCCCCTCCTGGCGCCTGCTCTCCGTCATCGTCAAGTGTGGGGACGACCTCCGGCAGGAGCTGCTCGCCTTCCAGGTCCTCAAGCAGCTGCaggtgaggggggagggggctgctgggggggctgcggccgtGGGAGCCGCCCGGGGCCCTCAGGGACTTCTCGCTCTCTCCCACAGTCCATCTGGGAGCAGGAGCGCGTCCCGCTCTGGATCAAGCCATACAAAATCCTCGTCATCTCCGCCGACAGCGGCATGATTGAGCCGGTGGTGAATGCTGTGTCCATCCACCAAATCAAGAAGCAATCCCTGCTTTCGCTGCTGGATTATTTCCTGCAAGAACACGGCAATTACAACACCGAGTCCTTCCTGACGGCCCAGAGGAATTTCGTGCAGAGCTGTGCCGGTTACTGCCTGGTGTGCTACCTCCTGCAGGTCAAGGACAGGTGGGGCCCcgcgccgtcactctgtcctctACCGGGATTCGTCATTTTGTCCCCGGACACAGCAGGGAGATCCCGGGAGCAGAGAGtgctgctgctcccggggctgtGCCCGCGCTTGCCAGCTTCACGGGAAGCTTCCGCTCTCCCCCCAGGCACAACGGCAACATCTTGCTGGATGCGGATGGACACATCATCCACATCGATTTTGGGTTCATCCTCTCCAGCTCCCCCAGGAACCTTGGCTTTGAGACCTCGGCCTTCAAACTCACCACGGAATTCGTGGACGTAAGTGAGCAGGGGCCGTGACGGCGAGGGCGGGGGCTGGTCCCGCAGCCTGGGGCGGCACGGTCGAACCCCTGGCAGCTGGGCTGACCCCCATGGCGGCTCCTGGCCAGCTCTGCAGCCTCGGCCGAGCTGCTCTGGGGGCCTGGCGAGGGGGCTGGAAGCTGGAGGTGCTCCGTTTGCCATGAGCGTTCGCTCAGAGAAGCGCAATTCCCTAAAAAATCCCATCGTGCCCCTGCTGCAGCCAGTCCCTGTGCTCGCCCTGTCCCGGCGTTCCCCCacccgctgccccccacccaccccacctctCCCCGCAGGTGATGGGCGGCCTGGACGGGGACATGTTCAACTACTACAAGATGCTGATGCTGCAGGGGCTGATCGCCGCCCGCAAGCACATGGACAAGGTTGTGCAGATCGTGGAGATCATGCAGCAAGGTGAGGGGGGGGCCGGCGGCCCCAGGGCTGGGTCTCGCCCCAGAGGCACCACGCGTGGGGCCGGGCTGCGCCGGGTGTCGCCCAGCAATGGCTCGGTGACCCTCGGCGCGGGGGGGAATGCTCATGGAGGGGGGGATGGGACACGCCTGGAGAAGTCTCGTAGCAGGAGAGACTCAGGGCGGCCCTGGTGGGGTCTGGGATCTGCGCAGGGAGCTCCTGGCCCGCAGAAAGGGGCTGGGGGTCGCTGGATGCCGTGAGGCTGAGGGTGCCCTGCGTCCGCCTGGCTGCGTCGCACCCGGGGGGGGTCAGGGCGGGCCTGGCCCTCCTTCGCCTCTCGGATCTCacggggcgggggctgcccgggctgCGCCGCGGAGCGGGGACGTGGCGACGGCCGAGTGCCGCTGGCCCGGGAAGGGGTTCCCGTTCCCCTGCACCAGCGCAGGGGCCTGGCGGGACGTGGAGCCCCAGGGGCTGCGCTCGCCCCCGAGCCCCTGTcccaggccccgctcccccctccccgcccccgcaggGTCGCAGCTCCCCTGCTTCCACGGCTCCTCCACCATCCGCAACCTGAAGGAGCGGTTCCACATGAACATGACggaggagcagctgcagctgctgatcGAGCAGATGGTGGACGGCAGCATGCGCTCCATCACCACCAAGCTCTACGACGGCTTCCAGTACCTCACCAACGGCATCATGTGACGGCCGCCGGCCTCCCTCGCCCACAGCGGCtccgcgccggccccggcccgagcTTCGCCCCGGGACGAGGTCTCGGGCCTCGACGGTAAAGCGGAGGCCGAGCCTCGGTGTCTTCCCAGGGCTGCTTTTTGCCAGGACTCCTCCAGAAACCGCCCCAAGGCCCAACCAAGCGGTCGGAGCAGGAAAAATCCCCCCCGTGAAACCCAGGCAGAGCAGAGCGTGCGGTAACGGCGCTGTCGCGCGCGCGGGGTCCGGCAGTGGCCGGCGAAAGCCAGTGCagggccttgggggggggggggggggggggggggcagcgctggCCCCCTCCCCGTCAGTGTTACGCCTGCTGGGGCCCGCGCCCGCGC
This DNA window, taken from Opisthocomus hoazin isolate bOpiHoa1 chromosome 30, bOpiHoa1.hap1, whole genome shotgun sequence, encodes the following:
- the PI4KB gene encoding phosphatidylinositol 4-kinase beta isoform X2, with protein sequence MGDSAADPARGTGLEQAPGAAPQGNGGTSLSVITEGVGELAVIDPEVAKKACEEVLEKVKLMHGVPSDSSAKPADGSDAERAPRTVVDLANGDIGEGCEIKCLDDPPGTASRIQEEDETMANTVKTARKRQKNNSAKQSWLLRLFESKLFDISMAISYLYNSKEPGVQAYIGNRLFCFRNEEVDFYLPQLLNMYIHMDEDVGDAIKPYIVHRCRQSINFSLQCALLLGAYSSDMHISTQRHSRGTKLRKLILSDELKPAHKKRELPSLSPASDTGLSPSKRTHQRSKSDATVTISLSSNLKRTASNPKVESEEEPVRLAPEREFIKSLIAIGKRLATLPTKEQKTQRLISELSLLNHKLPARAWLPTAGFDHHVVRVPHTQAVVLNSKDKAPYLIYVEVLECDNFDTANVPARIPENRIRSTRSAENLPECGITHEQRTSSFTTVPNYDNDDEAWSVDDIVELQVELPEIHTNSCDNISQFSVDSITSQESREPVFIAAGDIRRRLSEQLAHTPTSFRRDPEDPSAVALKEPWQEKVRRIREGSPYGHLPSWRLLSVIVKCGDDLRQELLAFQVLKQLQSIWEQERVPLWIKPYKILVISADSGMIEPVVNAVSIHQIKKQSLLSLLDYFLQEHGNYNTESFLTAQRNFVQSCAGYCLVCYLLQVKDRHNGNILLDADGHIIHIDFGFILSSSPRNLGFETSAFKLTTEFVDVMGGLDGDMFNYYKMLMLQGLIAARKHMDKVVQIVEIMQQGSQLPCFHGSSTIRNLKERFHMNMTEEQLQLLIEQMVDGSMRSITTKLYDGFQYLTNGIM
- the PI4KB gene encoding phosphatidylinositol 4-kinase beta isoform X1; translated protein: MGDSAADPARGTGLEQAPGAAPQGNGGTSLSVITEGVGELAVIDPEVAKKACEEVLEKVKLMHGVPSDSSAKPADGSDAERAPRTVVDLANGDIGEGCEIKCLDDPPGTASRIQEEDETMANTVKTARKRQKNNSAKQSWLLRLFESKLFDISMAISYLYNSKEPGVQAYIGNRLFCFRNEEVDFYLPQLLNMYIHMDEDVGDAIKPYIVHRCRQSINFSLQCALLLGAYSSDMHISTQRHSRGTKLRKLILSDELKPAHKKRELPSLSPASDTGLSPSKRTHQRSKSDATVTISLSSNLKRTASNPKVESEEEELSSSTESLDKSRSPPVRLAPEREFIKSLIAIGKRLATLPTKEQKTQRLISELSLLNHKLPARAWLPTAGFDHHVVRVPHTQAVVLNSKDKAPYLIYVEVLECDNFDTANVPARIPENRIRSTRSAENLPECGITHEQRTSSFTTVPNYDNDDEAWSVDDIVELQVELPEIHTNSCDNISQFSVDSITSQESREPVFIAAGDIRRRLSEQLAHTPTSFRRDPEDPSAVALKEPWQEKVRRIREGSPYGHLPSWRLLSVIVKCGDDLRQELLAFQVLKQLQSIWEQERVPLWIKPYKILVISADSGMIEPVVNAVSIHQIKKQSLLSLLDYFLQEHGNYNTESFLTAQRNFVQSCAGYCLVCYLLQVKDRHNGNILLDADGHIIHIDFGFILSSSPRNLGFETSAFKLTTEFVDVMGGLDGDMFNYYKMLMLQGLIAARKHMDKVVQIVEIMQQGSQLPCFHGSSTIRNLKERFHMNMTEEQLQLLIEQMVDGSMRSITTKLYDGFQYLTNGIM